The genome window AGTAACCGGTTTTTCGTTCAGGTAAAGGGGCTTGAGCGGCTGGCAGAGGTTGATACCAATGGGTCGTTCATAATTAATGATCTTCCGGAAGGCTTTCTGGATGTGGTTATAAGTGGTGGAAGCACGTCAGGTACTGAAAAAGAGCTTAAAAATGTAAAAACCGCCTCTGATGACACTGTCACAGTCAGGATTTCAGGCAGTTCCGTTTATTGGGAATATATATACCTCAATACGGCTTCTGCCTCGCTGTCCGGTTCCGCAATTACCGGCTTCCCTGTGCTTATCAGACTGAATTCATCATCGTTTAATTTCGAAGAAGCAGATCCGGAAGGAGACGACATTCTCTTTACCAAAGCAGACGGAACAGCTTTGCCCTTTGAGATCGAACAGTGGGATAACCTGACCGAAGATGCCGTTATATGGGTGAAACTTGATACTATCTCAGACAACAGCACCGATTATTTCATAGTGATGAAATGGGGTGGAACAGAAGAAAACCGGTCAAATGGAGCTGCAGTTTTCGATACTGCAAACGGTTTCGCAGGTGTATGGCACCTCAATGAGAATCCCTCATCCGGTACCGGTTCCCTGAAGAACCGGACTGGAAACAGATACCATGGTACTGCGGGACTCAGCATGACAAGTAATAATTCCGTAGAGGCTGTTATCGGAAGAGGCCTTTGGTTTAACGGCATCACCGACACAGTGAATGCCGGCGTGCTTAATCTGGAAGAGAATTACACTCTGAGCTGCTGGATTAAAGCGGAGAAGAGTCCATGGAGCAACTGGAGATTAATCATTAAAGAAACATCCTACACCCTGTGGTATGACACAGTCTTCAATGGTTTCCGTTCCGAGCACTTTGTTGACACCTTTACATGGCATGGAATTTACCAGGATTGTGACAATTCCAATCCCTACCCAGTCACTCTTGATACCTGGACATACCTTGCAAGCACCTATGATGGAAACAGGATACGTCTCTATATAAACGGAGAAATAGTAGATTCCACCAGCAATATCAGTATGAATCCACACTCCAATACTGACAATCCGCTTCTTTTCGGCGGGAGACTCTACAAGGGCGAAATCAGTGAATTCTTTAAGGGCGTAATGGACGAGGTACGGATCGAGAACAAGGCCCGCTCAGCAGAGTGGATTAGACTCTGTTATCTCAGCCAGCAGCCGGGCAGTAAAATTGTGAGATTCAGGAACAAATAATCTAATTATTCAGGAAAAGCGGAGGGCAGAATCGTATCTGTCCTCCGGACTATCGGAATTACCTCACAAGCGATATAGACTCCACCATCGAGTGTCTGTTTGTCAAAACTCTGACGATGTAAGTCCCGGTTGAAGCTGCAAACCGGTCAATGCTGTACTTGTCCTCATGATACCCCGCCTGTTTGAATCCCTTGTCAAGGACTGTAATCAGTTCTCCGGAAGGGTTGTAGACTTTGACAGTTACCGGTGTCGGACTGCTGACTTTGTACCCTACGACCAGATCCTGATAGTTCCTGAAAGACAATTTCAGTTCCGGGGTTTCTTTCTTTTTCGTAACAACTGTCTGTTCAACATTTTTAACTGCCAGATCTACATCGTACCATTTGGTGTATATATCCGCTGTGCCGGTTACCCCTGTACCAAGCTTAAGCCTGTAATCATAATGTGCCTTGCGTGTATCATCTCCTTTGTAAACATAATCGGTGTTGCAGATAACCGCTATCACCACATTGTTTGCCGGAGCCTTGTCCAGACGGATACTGCATGTTCCACTCGTTACAGGGACACTGTAGACCGGTGTCCCGTCAGTGGCACGGTAACATAATTGACAAGACATATTCGCTCCGATCGGCTGGAAATCGACACTTACCATGTTTCCCGATACTTTCAGCGGGATCTGGTTTGCCCCGGACCATCCCGGAGTGGTGCGCTGTTCAGGCGTGAGCAGACCGTTTCCATCGTTTGTGGTCTTTGCATAAGGTGTCATCTTCCAGGTTTCACAGTTGATCCAGTAAGGCTCCCATTCCGCCCCGATATTCTGGCCAATATTGGAATTTAAGAGTCTCTTGCATTCATTGGACCATTTTTTTATGTCAAGCAAGGCTGTTCTTGCCCTGTACTCCATTATCAGACGGCGGACCTGCTCCTCTCCCAGCTGTTTGGCCATCCCTTCCAGTATCCGACCTGTGCAGTTTTTCCAGATCCAGGGAATACTCCCCAGCCCAAGCCATTCTCCAAGAAAGGTCGGGAAGATATTGCCATACTGCGTTCCGCCGAGAAATTTACGCCATGTACAGATCTGCTGGCTTCCCTCAAACATGTTGACTCCCTCAGCCGAGGGGCCCCCAAAGCTCCCATCCTGAAGCCATCCGCTGTAGCACTCAATCGGCATGAAAGGAGCAATCAATGCTGCTCCGTTAAGAAAACCCATGGAACTGTAATTATTGGTCTGCTGGGCTGTAGCCTGCTGCTGAAGCCAGGTATTTCCTCCCTCATGAAACCAGGCCGCCTGTCTTGCCCCTGGAAGACTGGCCAGAATACAATGAATACCCTCGTGAACCATTCCTCCTGTCTGAAATTCCTTATCATTGTAATTGCATGATGGATCAAAGCAGTAAACCGGATAATAGGATGCCAGAATGATGGGGTAACCTCCAACAGAACTCTGCCATCCACCCTTTTCCGTATTAGAGGCGTTATCTGTGCACAGGCCCGAACCATAAAGGTAAACAGCACTTCTATACCCCTCCTGAACACGCCTGTCCGGTGGCCATCCCATCACATCCCTGAAATATGCAAACTCCTCATTCAACCGCTTCAGCATTGGAGTGATTGCTGCCTCTGTCACCAGAGAATTCTTTCTTGATCCCCACTTGAAAGTCCACCATCCCGATGACTGCGTTCCCGCAACTCCTGAGCAATCATCACGATCCTTGGTAGGCATGGGGAAATTCGGGTTCTCATCCTTAAAGTTATAGTTGATTGTCGGGCTGTAGGCCGGCCAGATGTAGGGGTCACCCTCCGCAGCATAACCTTCCCCCTGACTGATCAAAAATACCATCCCTGTACACAACAGAATATCTCTCAACTTCTTCATCACTGCCTCCCTCTGTTACATGCACTGAGTTTAACTGATTTAATAACACTCATTTATTTTGCCTGTATCTCTACAGTGTAACATCCGCATTTTTGTGCTCCGGATGCATCCCCTTCATTTTTTAGACAAAATCCCCCCCTGCCCGGCATTTCTGCCCAGTAAAACCAAACCATCAAGTACTTTTCCGATTTACATGTATATCAGTAGTTTACAAGCCTCTGGTCTAAGCGCTGATTCTCAAAGCATAACTTCAGCCATGCCCCATCCCTTGCACGGCTGCACACACGCACCTCATCTATAAGCCCCTCGAAATTGCAGGATTCCCTGAATGCCTGTCCGATGTATGTATCTGAACCGACTTTATTGTAAACCAACGCATCCAGCATTTCAGCCTGACTCTTCAACACACCATCGATGTAGAGAAAGACCTGACCTGCATCAGAATCGATCACTATAGCCACAAAATGCCACTGCGATTCAGGCGTCTCAACCCTGGCACTGATCGGAAGCCAGCTTGTTGCATCACCATAGGAATAGTAACTGTAAAAATCAACCCAGTTGCTGTCGCTTGAAAACCGGATACCGGCATTATCACCTATGGATATGATCTCCCCCACACTGTCGGCACTGTTGATCCAGGCGCTGATAGTCAGTGATGCGGGTTGATCGAGGAGACCCGGTATCTGTATGAACCCGTCGACACCGTTGAATTCCTGGCAAGATCCGATTATACCTGCTGATAATCTGCCCGTTGCCATGTTTAATCCGCTCCCGTTCCGGCCGTGAGATGTTGCATCTTTATATTGATCCTGTCCATTTCCGGATACCTCGCTCAGGTGCCAGACACCTGCGAACTGATCCGCATCAAAAACCTCAGCAACCCCAGACCTGTAAGAGGAAGAACCGGATCCATAGTGCATGTACAAAAGGGTAGTATCATTCCCTTTTACTGTGTCAACTTTAACCCAGACAACAGCTGTGCCGCCCGCCTGATCCCAGGACTCTACCTGATGTGCAAGCGGGGTTCCATCACCTTTTGTAAAACAGACAGCACTGTCTTCCGGAACCGGTAATTCACCCCCCAGCCGGATCAACACCGGGAACGAAATTACATCCTCAGCCACATCACTGCCTTCAGCGGTTGTATTCAGTATGATCGCTCTTGAGAAGCGGTAGCCGACAACATTTATCTCACCGCTTTCGGCTTTAACACTGTCAATAAGCAGAGGCAGTTCCTGAGGGTCTTCGGAAATTATCCGGAATGTATAGATGCCTTCCGGCAGGTCATCGAAATGATACGACCCGTCCTGCAAAACAGTCACTATCCTCTCCATCCCCTCAACCTGCACATATCTGAGGTACTGATCCGACGGCTCTATCTTTCCGCTTACACGTGCATAAGGATTAAGAGTGATAGTGTCAGTCCCGGATCCGCTGTCTGCACCTGCAGTAAAACTGAACAATCCGGCACAGGACTGGGTGTCATTTATTTCCACATAGTATTCACCGTTCTCCAGGCTGTCTATTGTCAAATACCCGGAGCTGTCGGTAGCAGTGTCGATAACAGAATAGACATCCTCAATCACTCCACCAGTGCGGGCGAAATAATCAGCAGGACGCACTCTCACAAGGGCTTCTCTGGCAGGTTTGCCATCGGGCAGAAGGGCCAGAACAGTGAATCCATTCTGAGTCTCAGATGATCCCCCTGCGCCAGCCAGATTATTGATGCCTGAGCAGGAGAGGAGGAGCAAGGCTGTTAAAGTGATCAGTATTCTCATGTCTTCTCCTGCCTTTTCTGCACATCAGATACCGGGAAAACCTGCATGTTGACCTGATAGGCGCAGTCAGTCTCTTCATCCTCGGCAACTCTGGAAATGATGGCCTGACGACACTGTTTGAGTATCTCCCTTATATCATCAAGTGTATCACTTTTCATCGTAAGAGTCAGTGAAGAAATATCTCTGATCTCTTTAGGAAAACGCTCGATCGCCTCCTCCGAAAGGCGAATCATCTCTGCCTGGAACTTACGGACCGCAAGAGACTTGAACTGCGAGCCTGTGGATATGTGAAGATGGGTTCTTTCAAAAAAGCCATCTTCATTGCGACTTATAAGCTTCAGCTTCTCCAGAAGCTCCACCGCTTCCTTTGCCTCTTCAGTACTGATCTGAGGAAAAACGGCCTTGCTTAACTGCTTGTAATTGTTCTTTACAGGGAAAAAACCGATTACCGCCAGAACTGCTGAGTAGTACCATTTTTTATAGTACTCGTACTGAAGCGAATCGAGACAGGTGGATTTTACTCCACCCTTAAGCTGCATTATTTTCTCGAAATATATCGATGCTTCCGAGTCGGTCTTCGCCCTGGCAAATCCTACAAGCGCCTCAAAGTATTCTATTTCCACGGGCTGGAAAGAGAAGTAGGCAGCAATAGAGGGAACCTTTTTCAGAGAAAGATGTTCCTGTTTCTGCATGATTCTGAAAAGGTAAGCTGCGTTGAGGCCCAGTTTGTTGCCGAAAACACGAAGTGAAAACCACGGCATCTCCCGCTTCCGTTCGTTGTAATAGTCGTGAAGGAAGTCACGGTAGTCTATGTATGTAAAGACATGCTGCATATCGATTACTGTAGTTTACCCGGATAATCGTGATCAGTAAACAAACGGCACCTGAAAACTGCCCGATTTTCCTTTTATCAACAGAACATACTTACCGGAGGAAATGTTTCCTTTCCCCGATGATAATGTAAAAACATTCCCTCCGGCCACACTGACCGGATTTATCACCCTCTGTCCGTTCATGTTAAAAACGGCAAGTCTGTATGGTTCACCGGTTCCCGGGATTCTCACCTGCAATGCTCCACCGATATCTGACCTGACCAGTTCAAAGGAGGTCTTGACTGTTTTCCATGCTCTCTGCGATGCACCTGTAGACTGCTGCTTTCCTATGCTTATCCAGTTGACATTGTACTGATTGGGAGCGGTTGTCTTGAAAACACAGAAAAGATCGTTTATTCCATCTACCCTCAACCCTTCCTGGGTGACCGGCGCAGTGACTGTCTGCCATTTTGTCAATCCACCCGTTGAGGGGACCTGGACTGTACCCAGCAGTGTTCCTGTACGGCTGCCTGCACGCACCTCGATCGCTCCCCCGGAGCTCACCGAGGCTACCCTGGCCATAATATTACCCGAACTCTTGTCTGTAGTGGAGAAATCGACTTCATTATACCTTATATAACCATCATTGCTGATATTTGACACCATCCATCCCCTAGGTTCACCTCCACCAACAACACTTACCCGCGCACCGCTTATTCCGGACGGTGAATGACGGTCTATCTGAATTGTATCATAACTGAAAGGAACCCCTACACCCCTGTAAGTTTTTTTAAGCTGTGGAATGGTCCATGGATTACCTGACTTATTAAAGTCAAAATATTCCGCTCCCGTGACCCTCTTTGTCCCTGTATTGATTGTCCCTCCGAATTCATTACCACCCGTATGATAGAATATCACCCATTTCCCAAGAAAGTGGACCACCCCCGCATGTATTGTTGCGCTGTTTGTGTTCTCATTTAAAATTGTGCCCCGTTTCGTATATGGGCCAAAGAGACTTGTTGAAGTAGAGTAGGTGATCGATTCAACTGCTCCTGTCCAGTCAGCCAGAATACAATACCACAAGTTGTTCTGCTTTATGATCCATATTCCCTCTTTGTACCTTGTGGATGATCCTAAACCCTGGGTAATATCGTAGGAATTTCCTATGGCATCACTGTATGTCGAATTCAATTCTTTCAGATAAACCTGGTTGGGCGTTCTCCCAACAATATCCCAGCCGATATACGCTTTTCCCGTCCCGCCATCTGCGGTGTCAAGGAGAACAAAAGGATCTATGGCATCTGACCCGCACCCTGCCATGTAGTTGCGATCAGGAACAAAAGGCCCGGTTGGGGAATCTGCAACGGCATGACCAATACGGAAAGTCCTCCCATCATTTGCCGGAAAGTATAGATGAAACTTCCCGCCAAGCTTTATGCAATGAGGTGCCCACAGATTCCCGATTTTTGCTGCCCAGGGGATATCCTTCTCGGTGAGCACAACGCCCTCATATTTCCAGTGATAAAGGTCTTCTGTGGAGTAACAAGTGATATCATAAATTGAGAGATCCCCGTTTCCGATTGCATCCACGGTACAATACAGGTATACTTTATTCCCTTCAACCATCGGAGCAGGATCAGAAGTCCCCTCATTTCCGGGGATAAGCTGATTATCGGCTTTAATTGGCAACGGTATCAGCGCTATTGCCATTATCATGTAAAAAACTGTTACAGTCCTGCCCGGAAAGCACTTAGGATTCCTCATTTTTTTTCTCCATAGTAGTGATTTGTACACTCAACCGACTCGATACCCCGTATTTCATAATTTACTCTCAGATTTGAGCAAAAATATGGTATCGAGATAAATAATGTTGAGCAATTACTCAACACCCGTGGAAATAACGGCCTATTCTAACGCTTTTACTATCTTATATGTTTGATTTTCCCGCTATTTTACTCAACAGGCAAGACAAATCGTGACTTCGAGAGACAAAAACATTCCAGGAAGATTTTAATGCCGGTTCAGAAGATTTGCTGTATTTGAAAAAAAGACTTACATAATAATTGGATGGATGGGCAGCCATATTTACAAACACCAGAAAATCAGAATGACAAATATTGACATCCATTACAGATTGAACGCTTACCATCACAATAACACCTTTACAAATATTTTTTAATACAAAAAATTTAATCCTGGTGATGCGAAAACTGGTTATCCCAACTGCCCACAAATATCCTCAGCATTTTTTTAATCTCTGATTCATAAAGCTAACGGTTGAGATTCGACATGTGAAAGAAGAAAGATATTGTCAGGCGGGTATATATATATTACTATTAAAAGCAAGATCAATCTGACCCGGCTGTTAAACATCAACGCACTTTTGCCTCAACAGGGGTTTTTATGAAGACTCATATTCTCCTCTCGATCCTTATCACTGCATCCATCACAACCGCTGCAAAAAAAACAGTCCTGCTCAAACTTAATTATGCGGCAAAACAAAACTGGACCTATGCTCTTGATTACAAATCAGAATGCCTTTTTTCCGGAGTTGGACCGGCAACATCGAAGAAAACCGCTATCACCTGCGATATCACCGGAGAACTCTCAGTGGAAAAAGATAAAATCCTGACAAGAATAGCCAACTTTAACGTAAACTCCGACCTTTACGATTCATCAGTAATCTCCAGTCTGACAGAAAAAGTCTCCTCGGCAAACTATGCTCTCAACCTGATCGATGGTTCACCGGTAGTTGAAAACAATATCGACCTCTCAGACGGTGCTCCTGAATGGAACATCTACATGCAGCTTGCCCGCCTTATTCCGGATATGCCTCAGCAGCCCGTCAAAAAAGGCTACACATGGGATCGCAATGTCTCTCTACCCCTGCAGTCTCCCTATGGAAAGATTCAATGTGAAATCTATCGTCTTTTCAAAGTAGAGAAAATCTCCTCAAAGAAGGACTCTGTGGAGATTAGCTGGCAGTTTAAATATTCCTCATCAGAGAAATTCGACAGCACCAGAATTACCAGATATGTACCTGTTGCCGGTTCAGGAAGCGGAAATGCAGTTATCGATGTTACCAATGGCTTCATTATTAAAGCTTCGATGGAGTTTCAGACACCGGTAGCGAAAATCAACAAAGCCAGAATCAACTGGACTGAAAAAGCGGTCCTTGAATACAAAGAGAAATAAAACCCGATTTTGCATACACCAGGCATCTGTAGTTATTTTCTTCCAATGCCCTTAATCTCGGCCCTGGTAGTATTTTAATATTAATGAAACCCGGCGAAGCATTAATTATAATCCCTACTTATAACGAACGGGAAAATATCGTTCTGTTGATACCCGAAATAAGAAAGGTTTTTCCAGAGGCCGATATTCTGGTTGTGGATGATAATTCGCCTGATGGAACCGGACAGTGTGTAAAGGAGATTGCAGGATCTATAAAGGGAGTCAATCTTCTCGAAAGACCGAAAAAAGAGGGGCTGGGTAAAGCATATATCAGTGGTTTTAAATGGGCTCTCGAACATAGTTATCAATTATTCTTTGAGATGGATGCAGATTTTTCCCATGATCCCAAATACCTGCCCGATTTCTTAACGGCGATTCAGGAAAATGATCTGGTGATAGGTTCCAGATATAAATCCGGTGTTAATGTAGTGAACTGGCCAATGACCAGACTGCTGTTAAGTTATTACTCCAATCAACTTGCCAGAATCATCACCGGGATTCCTGTCAGGGACAGTACCGGTGGGTTCAAATGTTTCCGAAGGAGTGTGATTGAGTCACTTAATCTGGACAAGATTTCCTCATCCGGCTACTCCTTCCAGATTGAAATCAACTATTTTGCCTGGAAAAAAGGCTTCCGTATCACAGAAATACCCATTATTTTCTATGACCGTAAACGCGGGGTATCCAAAATGAGTACCAGGATAGTAAGAGAAGCTCTGGTTCTGCTCTGGAAATTGCGTCTGGTTTCTTTATTCAAGAAGGATTACTGATTGCCTCAAAATACGTCTGACAACACCCTGATTTCGGTCATAGTAGTCAATTACAAGGTTCCTGAATGCCTCAAGGAGATGATACGTTCCATCAAAAACGCTTCTCTCTCTGACCGTACCGAAATCATTGTCGTTGACAATGCTTCCAATGATGGATCTTTTGAGCTTATTACTTCCGAGTTCAGCGAGGTTAAATGGGTACAGCTCAAGAATAATATCGGATTTGGTAAAGCATGCAATATCGGGGCAAAGAATGCCAGAGGTGAGTTCCTGCTTCTGATCAACCCTGATACGGTAATAGCAGAGAACACTCTGTCTGTAGCTGTGGAATTTATGAATTCAAATCCCGATGCAGGCATAATGGGTCCGAAAATTCTCAACCCTGATGGTTCGCTTCAGCCTGGCTGCCGAAGAAGTTTCCCTACCCCTCAGAATGCTTTTTACCGATTTTCCGGCCTGAGCAAACTCTTTCCGAAAAGTCCCCGTTTCGGGAAATACAATCTTACCTTTCTCGATCAGGATCAGACAACAAAAGTAGATGCTGTATCAGGATCTTTCATGTTTATCCGACGAGCGCAATTCGTTTCGATCGGCGGTTTTGATGAACAGTTTTTCATGTATGGTGAAGACCTGGATCTTTGCTGGCGAATGAGAGAAAGCGGTTACTCGGTATGGTACAACCCCGAGACACAGATCATTCATCACAAGGGAAAAAGTTCGGCCATAAATATTATTCGATCGAGATTTGCCTTCTACGAGGCAATGCTGATATTTACACGAAAGTACCGTCATAAACGTGGCGGTTATTTTCCGGAATGGCTGATAGTTTTCGGCATACTCTTTCAGGCTACTCTGAATATCGGAGCAACTCTGTTGAGTTTTTTTACTCCCGTTCTGATCGATCTCGCCATAATCAATCTCACTCTTATTGCCGGAATCTCTCTGCGCTTTTCCGATACTCTGCTTTTCTACTCCAGTCACCCTTATCATGCATTTATTGTACACCTGCTACTCTCAATCAGCTTCCTTTTCCTTTTTGCTTACAATGGTATCTACTCAAAAAGTAAATACTCGATATCAAACGCTCTGCTCTCGGGGCTTCTCGCTTCTCTGACTTTCTTCGCCAGTGTTTATTTCATCCAATCTGTTGCCTTCTCCAGAATCGCCTTTGGGATCGTCTCACTCGCAACTACTATCCTGCTTGTCAGTTGGAGAGAGATAATCCCCAAAGTAATAAAATTCAAGCAACTGGTTTTTTCTCCCGATCAAATCCTGATCGTGGGAAACGGCCCGGTTGCCTCCCTGCTTATCAGGCAGGTTGAAGAGATGAAAAGCGGAAAAATAAAGGGAATTCTCTGGACCGAAAATGGTACCTGGCCTGGTGAATACGAAGGATATCAGGTTCTCGGCTCAATTTCAAACTTACCCAATGCGATAAAAGCCTCTAAAGCAGACACTCTCCTGATTGCAACAGACTTGCCCTGGTACTCCAGCGTTATCGAAATACTCTCCAGGAAAAAATTTAAAAATCTCACAATCCGCTGGGTTCCTCATGAGGTCTTTGAACAACAGAACGACATTCTGCACTCTGAAATAAAACTGAATACCTTCTCAGTTTAATTTATCCAATATGCCTGAAAAGATAAGTTATATTCCAAGTGCATTTATTCCTTTCATGTGCGTAATATAGCGGGTTTATAATGCCAAGATTGTTTGATTTGTTGCCTGAGAATACCAGAAAAGAGCTTCTGGCTGAAGCTCGTGCCCGGTCACGCCCTGAGAAGAGAGCAAAAGGTCCTGGAAAACCTGTAAAAAGGCCACCCCTTATCGTTCCCGATTTCGTCGCACTGGATGTGGAGACCACTGGTCTGGATTTCAAACACGACCGCATTATAGAAATCGGCTGCATTAAATTTGTAAATGGCAGGCCTGAGGAGGAGTTTTCCACATTTATTAATGCCGGGGTGGCTATCCCATCACAGATAACTGATCTGACCGGTATCTCCGAGGCTGATATCAAAAACGCACCCTCGTTTCCGGAAATCGTAGATAAACTGCTCGAGTTTATAGGCAACCACCCTCTCTGCGGGCATCAGATCGAATTTGACGCCACATTCATAAGCGAGGAACTGAAAAGAATAAACCGCCCGTCTCTGAATGTGCAGCTTCTTGACACAGCACTGCTCTCCAGAATACTTCTTCAACCTCTGCAGAGGTTCTCACTTAAAGCAGTCAGCGAATCACTGAACGTACAGCTTGACAATGCCCACAGAGCACTGTACGACGCCAGAGCATCAGGTGAAGTAGCCGTAAATCTGGTCCCCAGAATATCATCACTGCCTCTCAATATTCGTCAGACTATGGCAGCATGCGCACCAGGATCATTCTTT of Fibrobacter sp. contains these proteins:
- a CDS encoding glycosyltransferase, whose product is MPQNTSDNTLISVIVVNYKVPECLKEMIRSIKNASLSDRTEIIVVDNASNDGSFELITSEFSEVKWVQLKNNIGFGKACNIGAKNARGEFLLLINPDTVIAENTLSVAVEFMNSNPDAGIMGPKILNPDGSLQPGCRRSFPTPQNAFYRFSGLSKLFPKSPRFGKYNLTFLDQDQTTKVDAVSGSFMFIRRAQFVSIGGFDEQFFMYGEDLDLCWRMRESGYSVWYNPETQIIHHKGKSSAINIIRSRFAFYEAMLIFTRKYRHKRGGYFPEWLIVFGILFQATLNIGATLLSFFTPVLIDLAIINLTLIAGISLRFSDTLLFYSSHPYHAFIVHLLLSISFLFLFAYNGIYSKSKYSISNALLSGLLASLTFFASVYFIQSVAFSRIAFGIVSLATTILLVSWREIIPKVIKFKQLVFSPDQILIVGNGPVASLLIRQVEEMKSGKIKGILWTENGTWPGEYEGYQVLGSISNLPNAIKASKADTLLIATDLPWYSSVIEILSRKKFKNLTIRWVPHEVFEQQNDILHSEIKLNTFSV
- a CDS encoding DUF2341 domain-containing protein, which produces MRILITLTALLLLSCSGINNLAGAGGSSETQNGFTVLALLPDGKPAREALVRVRPADYFARTGGVIEDVYSVIDTATDSSGYLTIDSLENGEYYVEINDTQSCAGLFSFTAGADSGSGTDTITLNPYARVSGKIEPSDQYLRYVQVEGMERIVTVLQDGSYHFDDLPEGIYTFRIISEDPQELPLLIDSVKAESGEINVVGYRFSRAIILNTTAEGSDVAEDVISFPVLIRLGGELPVPEDSAVCFTKGDGTPLAHQVESWDQAGGTAVVWVKVDTVKGNDTTLLYMHYGSGSSSYRSGVAEVFDADQFAGVWHLSEVSGNGQDQYKDATSHGRNGSGLNMATGRLSAGIIGSCQEFNGVDGFIQIPGLLDQPASLTISAWINSADSVGEIISIGDNAGIRFSSDSNWVDFYSYYSYGDATSWLPISARVETPESQWHFVAIVIDSDAGQVFLYIDGVLKSQAEMLDALVYNKVGSDTYIGQAFRESCNFEGLIDEVRVCSRARDGAWLKLCFENQRLDQRLVNY
- a CDS encoding family 43 glycosylhydrolase, translating into MRNPKCFPGRTVTVFYMIMAIALIPLPIKADNQLIPGNEGTSDPAPMVEGNKVYLYCTVDAIGNGDLSIYDITCYSTEDLYHWKYEGVVLTEKDIPWAAKIGNLWAPHCIKLGGKFHLYFPANDGRTFRIGHAVADSPTGPFVPDRNYMAGCGSDAIDPFVLLDTADGGTGKAYIGWDIVGRTPNQVYLKELNSTYSDAIGNSYDITQGLGSSTRYKEGIWIIKQNNLWYCILADWTGAVESITYSTSTSLFGPYTKRGTILNENTNSATIHAGVVHFLGKWVIFYHTGGNEFGGTINTGTKRVTGAEYFDFNKSGNPWTIPQLKKTYRGVGVPFSYDTIQIDRHSPSGISGARVSVVGGGEPRGWMVSNISNDGYIRYNEVDFSTTDKSSGNIMARVASVSSGGAIEVRAGSRTGTLLGTVQVPSTGGLTKWQTVTAPVTQEGLRVDGINDLFCVFKTTAPNQYNVNWISIGKQQSTGASQRAWKTVKTSFELVRSDIGGALQVRIPGTGEPYRLAVFNMNGQRVINPVSVAGGNVFTLSSGKGNISSGKYVLLIKGKSGSFQVPFVY
- a CDS encoding DUF2341 domain-containing protein, with the translated sequence MKHLWLILSSLPALFFACSIGDIAGSKGGSETTNGVYACVLNPDGKPAAGSAVRLRKSDYVSQPSMLAKKTIDRKELITDSTGSFLITGIDPGEYYIEVNDTATRSGAVLFSFTIGNNKDTLDLGSDSLRPYAVLRGQIDTDSTESNRFFVQVKGLERLAEVDTNGSFIINDLPEGFLDVVISGGSTSGTEKELKNVKTASDDTVTVRISGSSVYWEYIYLNTASASLSGSAITGFPVLIRLNSSSFNFEEADPEGDDILFTKADGTALPFEIEQWDNLTEDAVIWVKLDTISDNSTDYFIVMKWGGTEENRSNGAAVFDTANGFAGVWHLNENPSSGTGSLKNRTGNRYHGTAGLSMTSNNSVEAVIGRGLWFNGITDTVNAGVLNLEENYTLSCWIKAEKSPWSNWRLIIKETSYTLWYDTVFNGFRSEHFVDTFTWHGIYQDCDNSNPYPVTLDTWTYLASTYDGNRIRLYINGEIVDSTSNISMNPHSNTDNPLLFGGRLYKGEISEFFKGVMDEVRIENKARSAEWIRLCYLSQQPGSKIVRFRNK
- a CDS encoding TIGR02147 family protein, with translation MQHVFTYIDYRDFLHDYYNERKREMPWFSLRVFGNKLGLNAAYLFRIMQKQEHLSLKKVPSIAAYFSFQPVEIEYFEALVGFARAKTDSEASIYFEKIMQLKGGVKSTCLDSLQYEYYKKWYYSAVLAVIGFFPVKNNYKQLSKAVFPQISTEEAKEAVELLEKLKLISRNEDGFFERTHLHISTGSQFKSLAVRKFQAEMIRLSEEAIERFPKEIRDISSLTLTMKSDTLDDIREILKQCRQAIISRVAEDEETDCAYQVNMQVFPVSDVQKRQEKT
- a CDS encoding polyprenol monophosphomannose synthase, with product MKPGEALIIIPTYNERENIVLLIPEIRKVFPEADILVVDDNSPDGTGQCVKEIAGSIKGVNLLERPKKEGLGKAYISGFKWALEHSYQLFFEMDADFSHDPKYLPDFLTAIQENDLVIGSRYKSGVNVVNWPMTRLLLSYYSNQLARIITGIPVRDSTGGFKCFRRSVIESLNLDKISSSGYSFQIEINYFAWKKGFRITEIPIIFYDRKRGVSKMSTRIVREALVLLWKLRLVSLFKKDY